A single window of Vibrio alfacsensis DNA harbors:
- the gap gene encoding type I glyceraldehyde-3-phosphate dehydrogenase produces MTIKVGINGFGRIGRFVFRAAQERNDIEVVGINDLIDVDYMAYMLKYDSTHGRFNGTVEVEGGNLIVNGKTVRVTAERNPEDLKWDAIGVDVVAEATGLFLDDATARKHITAGAKKVVLTGPSKDATPMFVMGVNHASYAGQDIVSNASCTTNCLAPIAKVLNDKFGIESGLMTTVHATTATQKTVDGPSAKDWRGGRGASQNIIPSSTGAAKAVGVVLPELNGKLTGMAFRVPTANVSVVDLTVNLKNGASYEAICAAMKEASEGELKGVLGYTEDAVVSQDFIGEVQTSVFDAKAGIALTDNFVKVVSWYDNEIGYSNKVLDLIAHVSK; encoded by the coding sequence ATGACTATCAAAGTAGGTATTAACGGTTTTGGCCGTATCGGTCGTTTCGTATTCCGTGCAGCGCAAGAGCGCAACGACATCGAAGTTGTAGGTATTAACGACCTTATCGACGTAGATTACATGGCATACATGCTGAAGTACGACTCAACTCACGGCCGTTTCAACGGTACTGTTGAAGTTGAAGGCGGTAACCTAATCGTTAACGGCAAAACTGTACGTGTAACAGCTGAGCGTAACCCAGAAGATCTAAAATGGGATGCAATCGGTGTTGACGTAGTAGCTGAAGCAACTGGTCTATTCCTAGACGACGCTACAGCTCGTAAGCACATCACAGCTGGTGCTAAGAAAGTAGTTCTAACTGGTCCTTCAAAAGACGCTACTCCAATGTTCGTAATGGGCGTTAACCACGCTTCTTACGCTGGTCAAGACATCGTTTCTAACGCTTCTTGTACTACTAACTGTCTAGCGCCTATCGCTAAAGTTCTTAACGACAAGTTCGGTATCGAATCTGGTCTTATGACTACAGTTCACGCTACTACAGCTACTCAAAAAACTGTAGACGGTCCTTCTGCTAAAGACTGGCGCGGTGGTCGTGGTGCTTCTCAGAACATCATCCCATCTTCAACTGGTGCTGCTAAAGCTGTAGGCGTTGTTCTTCCAGAACTAAACGGCAAACTAACTGGTATGGCTTTCCGCGTACCAACAGCTAACGTTTCTGTAGTTGACCTAACAGTTAACCTTAAGAACGGCGCATCTTACGAAGCTATCTGTGCAGCAATGAAAGAAGCTTCTGAAGGCGAACTAAAAGGCGTTCTAGGTTACACTGAAGATGCAGTAGTTTCTCAAGACTTCATCGGTGAAGTTCAAACTTCTGTATTCGATGCTAAAGCTGGTATCGCTCTAACTGATAACTTCGTTAAAGTTGTATCTTGGTACGACAACGAAATCGGTTACTCAAACAAAGTTCTAGACCTAATCGCACACGTTTCTAAGTAA
- a CDS encoding D-hexose-6-phosphate mutarotase: protein MELKTLPTLAVLSDNVTIVEIDQVKVVRVIHEKATAGIALHGGHVISFTPEGQEDLIWMSEKAIFDGKTALRGGIPVCWPWFGRIATPAHGFARSSEWELVEHRENDYGVIVELALLPTKETLSIWPHMFDARLIVEVSDQLKVTLKVTNIDEKAWTFSGALHTYLNVGDILQAQTTGMGPEYIDSLKGGEICQGGEVLQLTDTIDRVYTQPEAQILVKDPVLARTLSVENQGHNSAVLWNPWGEGAQGMGDMADSGYETMMCVESSVHAPSIEQGKTLQPGESHELITTISAL, encoded by the coding sequence ATGGAATTAAAAACTCTCCCTACGTTAGCGGTTCTATCAGACAACGTGACGATCGTCGAAATCGATCAGGTAAAGGTCGTTCGTGTGATTCACGAAAAGGCAACCGCAGGCATTGCACTGCATGGGGGTCACGTTATTTCTTTTACTCCAGAGGGACAAGAAGACCTGATCTGGATGAGCGAAAAAGCGATTTTCGATGGTAAAACAGCCCTTCGTGGGGGCATTCCTGTTTGCTGGCCATGGTTTGGTCGTATTGCAACCCCTGCTCATGGTTTTGCACGTAGTTCTGAGTGGGAGTTAGTCGAACATCGCGAAAATGATTATGGCGTCATCGTTGAGCTTGCTCTACTTCCAACAAAAGAGACACTTAGCATTTGGCCTCACATGTTTGATGCTCGCCTAATCGTTGAAGTCAGTGACCAGCTGAAAGTCACCCTGAAAGTCACTAACATCGACGAAAAGGCTTGGACATTCTCAGGCGCGCTGCATACGTACCTCAATGTAGGTGATATTCTTCAAGCTCAAACCACAGGGATGGGTCCAGAATATATCGATAGCCTAAAAGGCGGCGAAATCTGCCAAGGCGGCGAAGTATTGCAACTCACCGACACCATTGATCGAGTTTACACTCAGCCAGAAGCGCAAATTTTGGTGAAAGATCCAGTATTGGCACGAACGCTCAGCGTAGAAAACCAAGGCCACAACTCTGCCGTTTTGTGGAACCCTTGGGGTGAGGGCGCACAAGGTATGGGTGACATGGCAGACAGTGGTTACGAAACCATGATGTGTGTTGAGTCCAGTGTTCACGCTCCAAGCATCGAGCAAGGCAAAACCCTACAGCCTGGTGAAAGCCATGAGCTGATCACGACGATTTCAGCACTGTAA
- the ansA gene encoding asparaginase, translating into MTRKHIYIAYTGGTIGMQKSDHGYVPVAGFMEKQLASMPEFHRAEMPEYTIHEYEPLIDSSDMTPADWQQIADDIRDNYDNYDGFVILHGTDTMAYTASALSFMLENLGKPVIVTGSQIPLAELRSDGQANLLNALHIAANYPINEVTLFFNNQLMRGNRSTKSHADGFNAFTSPNLPPLLEAGINIQISNNVAVGTKPDGEFKVHNITPQPIGVITMYPGISHEVIRNTLRQPVNAMILLTFGVGNAPQNPELLGHLKEASERGVIVVNLTQCLAGKVNMGGYATGCALADSGVISGFDMTPEAALAKLHYLLSQNLSYEEIKDRMQQVLRGEMSL; encoded by the coding sequence ATGACTAGAAAACATATCTACATCGCTTACACCGGTGGCACCATCGGTATGCAGAAATCCGACCATGGCTACGTCCCTGTCGCTGGCTTTATGGAAAAACAATTAGCAAGCATGCCTGAGTTTCACCGTGCTGAAATGCCGGAATACACCATTCATGAGTACGAGCCACTTATCGACTCATCCGATATGACGCCAGCCGACTGGCAACAGATCGCAGATGATATTCGTGATAACTACGATAACTACGATGGGTTCGTGATCCTGCATGGCACAGATACTATGGCATACACAGCCTCTGCCTTGTCTTTCATGTTAGAGAACCTTGGCAAACCTGTTATCGTGACTGGATCACAAATTCCTTTGGCGGAATTGCGCTCTGATGGCCAAGCAAACTTGCTCAATGCGCTGCACATTGCCGCAAATTATCCGATCAATGAAGTGACGCTGTTTTTCAACAATCAATTAATGCGCGGTAATCGCAGTACGAAATCTCATGCTGATGGTTTCAACGCCTTTACATCACCAAACCTACCTCCTCTTTTAGAAGCGGGCATCAACATCCAAATCAGCAATAATGTTGCGGTAGGAACAAAGCCAGATGGTGAATTCAAAGTACACAACATCACACCGCAACCTATCGGTGTCATTACTATGTACCCTGGCATCTCTCATGAGGTCATTCGCAACACACTTCGTCAACCTGTGAATGCGATGATCTTACTGACTTTTGGTGTGGGTAACGCTCCGCAAAATCCTGAATTGCTTGGTCATCTAAAAGAGGCCTCTGAGCGTGGGGTTATCGTGGTCAATCTAACGCAATGTTTAGCGGGAAAAGTGAACATGGGTGGCTATGCCACAGGTTGTGCGCTGGCAGACTCTGGCGTGATCAGCGGCTTTGACATGACACCAGAAGCTGCACTAGCAAAACTGCATTATCTGCTTAGCCAAAACCTGTCCTACGAAGAAATCAAAGACAGAATGCAGCAAGTGTTGCGTGGCGAGATGAGCTTGTAA
- the rlmA gene encoding 23S rRNA (guanine(745)-N(1))-methyltransferase, whose amino-acid sequence MNYQCPLCHQPLALTAKTFKCENNHQFDLAKEGYVNLMPAHHKRSKDPGDNKEMMQARRRFLEGNHYDPMRQEVARLCTKYTEGTEHQLLDIGCGEGYYTNQVHQSLRAQSDDASVYGLDISKIAIRYASKRYPNCDFSVASSHRLPFSDNSLDAILRIYAPCKAEELQRVIKDNGVIITVTPAARHLYQLRERIYQDVRMHNEEPEAIEGFELEHQQQLNYEMALKDATAFDLLQMTPLAWKASDELREELKSTTLFKCEADFMLRVYRKKSVNVVNED is encoded by the coding sequence ATGAACTATCAATGCCCCCTATGCCATCAGCCTTTAGCACTCACCGCGAAGACGTTTAAGTGTGAAAACAACCACCAATTTGATTTAGCAAAAGAAGGCTACGTCAATTTGATGCCTGCGCACCATAAACGCTCAAAAGATCCGGGTGATAACAAAGAGATGATGCAAGCACGTCGTCGCTTCCTAGAGGGAAACCATTACGATCCAATGCGTCAAGAAGTCGCTCGTCTTTGCACGAAATATACAGAGGGGACTGAACACCAGCTATTAGACATCGGCTGTGGAGAGGGCTACTACACCAACCAAGTTCATCAATCTTTGCGAGCGCAAAGTGACGATGCATCTGTATACGGTTTGGATATTTCAAAGATTGCCATTCGTTACGCTTCTAAGCGTTATCCAAATTGTGATTTCAGCGTTGCTTCTAGCCATCGACTTCCATTTTCAGACAACTCGCTAGATGCCATTTTACGAATTTATGCACCATGTAAAGCCGAAGAGCTACAGCGCGTGATCAAAGACAATGGCGTGATCATTACCGTCACACCTGCTGCGCGTCACCTCTATCAATTACGCGAACGTATTTACCAAGATGTCCGAATGCACAATGAAGAGCCAGAGGCCATTGAGGGCTTTGAGCTCGAGCATCAACAGCAGCTCAATTACGAAATGGCACTCAAAGATGCAACCGCTTTTGATTTACTACAAATGACGCCTTTAGCTTGGAAAGCGAGCGATGAACTCCGCGAAGAATTAAAGTCCACTACACTATTTAAGTGTGAGGCAGACTTTATGTTGCGTGTTTACCGTAAAAAATCCGTAAATGTGGTCAATGAAGATTAA
- the sppA gene encoding signal peptide peptidase SppA translates to MSFWRQDEKLIKFIGLIFKGIWKTITFVRLALANLIFLVLIAVVYLAFTYSGDGLPVVEKESALVMNLSGPIVEQRRYVNPLDSVAGSMLGNELPKENVLFDVVDTIRHAKDDPKVSGLVLALRDLPETNLTKLRYIAKALNEFKSSGKPIYAVGDIYNQSQYYLASYADKVYLAPDGGVLIKGYSSYSMYYKTLLEKLDVSTHVFRVGTYKSAIEPFIRDDMSDAAKESATRWITQLWSAYVDDVANNRDINAKVLNPTMDELLAEMKSVDGDIAQLAVKLGLVDELATRQQIRGLFAKEFGSDGKDSYNAIGYYDYLATIRPNFNVANDDIAVVVASGTIMDGQQPRGTIGGDTVASLLRQARNDDKVKAVVLRVDSPGGSAFASEVIRNEVEAIKAAGKPVVVSMSSLAASGGYWISMSADKIVAQPTTLTGSIGIFSVITTFEKGFSKLGINTDGVGTSPFSGEGITTGLSEGASQAFQLGIEHGYKRFISLVGENRGMKLDQVDDIAQGRVWTGQDAQSFGLVDQMGDFDDAVKLAAELANVTDYNIYWVEEPLSPSEQFIQELMNQVKVSLGIDATSLLPKSLQPVAKQLEADASMLQSFNDPKGYYAFCLNCQMQ, encoded by the coding sequence ATCTCATTTTGGAGACAAGATGAAAAACTCATCAAATTTATTGGTCTGATATTTAAAGGGATTTGGAAAACAATCACTTTTGTTAGGCTGGCATTGGCAAACCTGATCTTTTTGGTGCTTATCGCCGTTGTTTACCTAGCCTTTACCTACTCAGGTGACGGCCTCCCTGTTGTCGAGAAAGAGTCCGCGTTGGTCATGAATTTATCTGGCCCTATAGTGGAACAGCGTCGTTACGTGAACCCATTAGATTCAGTCGCTGGGTCCATGTTGGGTAATGAACTTCCGAAAGAGAACGTTCTTTTTGACGTCGTCGATACCATTCGCCACGCGAAAGATGACCCGAAAGTGTCCGGCCTTGTACTTGCTCTTAGAGATTTACCAGAAACGAACCTAACTAAATTACGCTATATCGCCAAAGCATTAAATGAATTCAAGTCGTCAGGCAAACCTATTTATGCGGTCGGTGACATTTACAACCAAAGCCAGTATTACCTTGCCAGTTACGCTGACAAAGTATACCTAGCGCCTGATGGTGGTGTGTTGATTAAGGGCTACAGCTCTTACTCTATGTACTATAAAACGCTGCTAGAAAAGTTAGACGTTTCTACCCATGTTTTCCGCGTAGGTACTTACAAATCAGCGATTGAACCATTCATTCGTGACGATATGTCTGATGCCGCAAAAGAATCAGCAACGCGTTGGATCACTCAACTTTGGAGTGCATACGTTGATGACGTCGCAAATAACCGCGACATCAACGCTAAAGTACTGAATCCAACCATGGATGAGCTACTCGCAGAGATGAAATCTGTTGATGGCGACATCGCTCAGTTAGCGGTCAAGCTTGGTCTTGTCGATGAGTTAGCAACCCGTCAACAAATCCGCGGCTTGTTTGCGAAAGAGTTCGGCAGTGATGGTAAAGACAGCTATAACGCAATAGGTTACTACGATTACCTCGCCACCATTCGCCCAAATTTCAATGTTGCTAACGATGACATCGCAGTTGTGGTCGCAAGTGGCACCATCATGGATGGTCAACAACCTCGCGGCACGATCGGCGGTGATACGGTTGCAAGCCTGCTTCGTCAAGCTCGTAATGACGACAAAGTCAAAGCCGTCGTGTTACGTGTTGATAGCCCAGGGGGCAGCGCATTTGCCTCTGAAGTGATCCGAAATGAAGTTGAAGCGATTAAAGCCGCGGGTAAACCTGTTGTGGTTTCGATGTCGAGCTTAGCTGCCTCTGGTGGCTACTGGATCTCGATGAGTGCAGACAAAATTGTGGCACAACCTACCACGCTGACAGGTTCCATTGGTATTTTTAGTGTCATTACGACATTTGAAAAAGGCTTTAGTAAGCTAGGGATCAATACGGATGGTGTGGGCACTTCGCCTTTCTCTGGTGAGGGCATTACAACGGGTCTTTCTGAGGGCGCGTCACAAGCATTCCAACTTGGTATTGAGCACGGCTATAAGCGTTTTATCTCACTGGTTGGAGAAAACCGTGGAATGAAACTCGATCAAGTTGATGATATTGCACAGGGCCGCGTTTGGACCGGACAAGATGCGCAGTCGTTCGGACTGGTTGATCAAATGGGTGACTTTGATGATGCAGTGAAGTTAGCTGCTGAACTTGCAAACGTAACGGACTACAACATCTATTGGGTTGAAGAGCCACTTTCACCATCAGAGCAATTTATTCAAGAGCTCATGAATCAAGTTAAAGTCTCTCTTGGTATTGATGCGACAAGCTTACTGCCAAAAAGTCTCCAACCTGTCGCAAAACAGTTGGAAGCCGATGCAAGTATGCTGCAAAGCTTCAATGATCCAAAAGGCTATTACGCTTTTTGTCTAAATTGCCAAATGCAATAG
- a CDS encoding ChaN family lipoprotein has product MRFSTLGLIFAGLLTGCASTPSSLPSVASSEVASFYDYQLYTPSGKPLSLNSLTPELKQADVILIGEWHTHAGIHRFQTDMLKQLASDARPVALSMEQITRNKQSVVDAYLNDKIGEQYFIKQSNAWPNYESDYRPLVEFAKQANIPVIASNAPKEIVRCIGRQGTAYIEKLNAEERRFIAEDINTGESPYKEKFMASMHHGKPEQTERQYAAQVTWDETMADSIVTFLSMNPDTQVVHIAGKFHTENGLGTAASILNRNPNLNVVVITPTPDVSTSSSDYQLNVLAPPVRYVQDDHRMAAYKDLAQRNHDLQCK; this is encoded by the coding sequence ATGCGCTTTTCTACTCTAGGCTTAATCTTTGCCGGCTTACTTACTGGTTGTGCATCAACCCCTTCTTCTCTTCCTAGCGTGGCTTCTTCAGAAGTTGCCAGTTTTTATGATTATCAGCTATATACACCATCCGGCAAGCCACTTTCCCTTAATTCGTTGACTCCCGAGCTCAAACAAGCCGACGTTATTTTGATCGGTGAATGGCACACTCATGCTGGAATACATCGTTTCCAAACAGACATGCTAAAACAGTTAGCTTCTGATGCTCGTCCTGTCGCACTATCTATGGAGCAAATTACACGGAATAAACAATCGGTCGTCGATGCGTACTTAAATGATAAGATTGGGGAGCAATATTTCATCAAACAAAGCAATGCTTGGCCAAACTACGAAAGCGATTACCGCCCTCTTGTTGAATTCGCTAAACAAGCAAATATCCCCGTCATTGCATCTAACGCGCCCAAAGAGATTGTTCGTTGTATTGGTCGTCAGGGAACGGCTTATATAGAAAAACTTAATGCCGAAGAGCGTCGTTTTATTGCCGAAGACATTAATACGGGGGAGAGTCCTTACAAAGAGAAGTTCATGGCTTCCATGCATCATGGGAAACCAGAACAAACTGAACGACAGTATGCCGCTCAAGTGACATGGGATGAAACCATGGCGGACTCTATCGTTACTTTCCTTTCTATGAACCCTGATACACAAGTGGTTCATATCGCGGGTAAATTCCATACGGAAAATGGGTTGGGAACGGCTGCGTCTATCCTAAATCGAAATCCTAATTTGAACGTCGTCGTCATCACGCCAACGCCAGACGTATCAACGTCAAGTTCAGATTACCAACTTAATGTGTTGGCTCCGCCAGTACGCTACGTACAAGATGATCATCGCATGGCTGCTTACAAAGATCTCGCACAACGCAACCACGACCTCCAATGTAAATAA
- a CDS encoding YeaC family protein, translating into MDTEQLLKAITPEVYDRLVYAVETGRWPEGTTLSKEQRDSCMQAVMLYQSKHNTEAQHMTVAAGGEISFKSKQELKKQFSQEEHDIVRVNPNLT; encoded by the coding sequence ATGGACACTGAACAATTATTAAAAGCGATCACGCCAGAAGTCTATGACCGATTAGTTTACGCCGTGGAAACAGGAAGATGGCCTGAGGGTACAACACTTTCTAAGGAGCAGCGAGATTCATGTATGCAAGCTGTGATGTTGTATCAATCAAAGCACAATACGGAAGCCCAACACATGACAGTGGCGGCCGGTGGTGAAATCAGTTTTAAATCCAAGCAAGAATTGAAGAAGCAATTTAGCCAAGAAGAGCACGACATCGTTCGAGTGAACCCAAACCTTACCTGA
- the msrB gene encoding peptide-methionine (R)-S-oxide reductase MsrB: MKQRGIKVTKSDKQWREQLSDEEFRVCREQGTEPPFTGKLLHNKETGVYACTCCGSPLFVSENKYDSGCGWPSFDAPINDDAVHYIKDLSHGMVRTEIRCAACDSHLGHVFEDGPQTTGERYCVNSVSLIFNKSDQ, from the coding sequence ATGAAACAACGCGGAATAAAAGTGACGAAGTCTGATAAACAGTGGCGTGAGCAGCTATCAGATGAAGAGTTTCGAGTCTGTAGAGAGCAAGGTACAGAGCCGCCATTTACAGGCAAACTACTGCATAATAAAGAGACAGGGGTATATGCATGCACATGCTGCGGCTCGCCTCTGTTTGTCTCGGAGAACAAGTATGACTCTGGCTGTGGTTGGCCGAGTTTCGATGCGCCTATTAATGACGATGCGGTTCATTATATAAAGGATTTAAGTCACGGAATGGTAAGAACTGAGATTCGATGTGCAGCCTGTGACAGTCATTTAGGTCACGTTTTTGAAGATGGCCCACAAACGACAGGTGAACGTTACTGTGTGAATTCGGTGTCGTTAATTTTCAACAAATCAGACCAATAA
- a CDS encoding DUF2989 domain-containing protein codes for MKYTYWVLASLAALTLTGCLEGNITTEELCQKHPKLKCEQLNMDDGQCRIPRTNLVWHRFELLKSPTEANKVTEYGLVAEYRKCLELASQISPIDQSELKRKRFESLVNSIDELDLIVAELQGSDDPATLYFLWTQTGDEQARRQFLQKEGKPELNTPEMQYALATFYTGRDPQKTLVLLNNALSMSNETNVNPVILKSMASINQGLGNKERAYIWAMVAKRFDVPLADESALKRMYNFADPEKYDELDDLAKSLTKSIKAGTYSSSMLPTPQ; via the coding sequence ATGAAATATACATACTGGGTACTAGCAAGCCTCGCAGCATTGACGTTAACGGGCTGCTTAGAGGGAAACATCACAACAGAAGAGTTGTGCCAAAAACACCCTAAGCTAAAGTGCGAGCAATTGAACATGGACGACGGGCAATGCCGCATACCAAGAACGAATCTTGTTTGGCATCGGTTTGAATTACTTAAATCACCAACCGAGGCGAACAAAGTCACTGAGTATGGTCTCGTTGCCGAATATCGAAAGTGTTTAGAGCTCGCTTCACAGATATCACCCATCGATCAAAGCGAACTAAAAAGAAAACGTTTTGAGTCTTTGGTGAACAGTATTGATGAACTGGATCTCATCGTTGCCGAACTGCAAGGGTCGGATGATCCCGCGACCTTATACTTTTTATGGACGCAAACTGGTGATGAGCAAGCTCGTCGACAGTTTCTTCAAAAAGAGGGCAAACCAGAACTCAATACGCCAGAAATGCAGTATGCCCTAGCGACGTTCTATACTGGTCGAGATCCACAAAAAACATTGGTTTTATTAAATAACGCATTGTCGATGTCAAACGAAACCAATGTTAATCCAGTGATACTTAAATCGATGGCGAGCATTAATCAGGGACTTGGCAATAAAGAACGCGCGTACATTTGGGCAATGGTAGCTAAGCGATTTGATGTACCACTTGCTGATGAATCGGCGTTAAAACGAATGTATAACTTCGCCGATCCAGAAAAATACGATGAGTTAGATGATCTCGCGAAGTCACTCACCAAATCGATAAAAGCAGGCACCTATTCGTCGAGCATGCTTCCAACGCCGCAATAA
- a CDS encoding BCCT family transporter, whose translation MKNAFSLIDKPTFFGAIALLLSIVFPLILFPAEGAEWIAVAKTFMTDKLGFLYLALGLAAFIFMIYVVFSDMGQIKLGDPDEKPEFATSSWAAMLFCGGIGASILYWGCIEWAYYYQSPPFQLEPGSEEAVRWAATYGLFHWGPIAWSIYLIPALPIAYFFYVRKQPVLKVSSALMPVLGESRSKGAAGKVVDVLFIFGLLGGAATSLGLAAPLIGEGLHHLFGLPKNTFSQVLVLLICTAIFAYSSYAGMEKGIKVLSNINFWGAMGLLAFVLVAGPSIFMLETGLDSIGRMLSNFFVMATWAEPFGGYGSFDDTHFPQDWTIFYWAWWLVFAPSMGLFVARISRGRTIKQMVAGSIFFGSLGCFLFFMILGNYGLSLQLSGELDVVGILNAEGATTAIFAMLDALPMSTLVIAVFTVLCIIFTATTFDSISYILASVVQNNVTEEPMRWNRMFWAFTLSFLPTVLLFMGGLSTLQTAAIVGGLPLLGISVMLMISAVRATSLDIKHQEDYVEPTINIEELPDIDPWSSEGMAMAKFERARDAAQEAAEDERLALSELLKMRKKIRAFALEHSDDNDFADHHLPQEMQDELQRLVDNVVKAKERKLELSDTAQQSRIEFNQLVAQSAALAV comes from the coding sequence GTGAAAAATGCATTTTCTCTGATAGACAAACCCACTTTTTTTGGCGCTATCGCGCTTCTCCTTTCTATTGTTTTTCCTCTAATTTTGTTTCCTGCCGAAGGCGCTGAATGGATTGCCGTTGCAAAAACATTCATGACTGACAAGCTGGGTTTCCTCTATTTAGCTCTTGGCCTTGCGGCATTCATCTTTATGATCTACGTCGTATTCAGTGACATGGGCCAAATCAAACTTGGCGATCCTGATGAAAAGCCTGAGTTTGCAACCTCATCTTGGGCAGCCATGTTGTTCTGTGGCGGCATCGGTGCAAGTATTCTTTACTGGGGTTGTATTGAGTGGGCATACTACTATCAATCGCCGCCTTTTCAGCTTGAGCCAGGAAGTGAAGAAGCCGTGCGTTGGGCGGCCACTTACGGCTTATTCCACTGGGGGCCAATCGCATGGTCAATCTACTTAATTCCTGCTCTGCCGATCGCTTACTTCTTCTATGTTCGTAAGCAGCCAGTCCTTAAAGTATCAAGCGCATTGATGCCTGTACTTGGCGAATCTCGTAGCAAAGGCGCGGCCGGTAAAGTTGTTGACGTATTGTTTATTTTTGGTCTACTTGGCGGTGCGGCCACTAGTTTGGGCTTGGCTGCGCCACTGATTGGAGAGGGTCTACATCACTTATTCGGCCTGCCTAAAAACACATTCAGCCAAGTATTGGTTCTGCTGATTTGTACCGCTATCTTTGCTTACTCTTCTTACGCTGGTATGGAGAAAGGCATCAAAGTACTGAGTAATATCAACTTCTGGGGTGCAATGGGACTGCTAGCGTTTGTATTAGTTGCAGGCCCGAGCATCTTCATGTTGGAAACAGGTTTAGACTCGATTGGTCGTATGCTTTCCAACTTCTTTGTGATGGCAACATGGGCGGAACCATTTGGCGGCTATGGCAGCTTTGACGACACGCACTTCCCTCAAGATTGGACCATCTTCTACTGGGCATGGTGGCTGGTATTTGCTCCAAGTATGGGCTTATTTGTGGCTCGTATTTCCCGTGGTCGTACAATCAAGCAAATGGTTGCGGGTTCAATCTTTTTTGGTTCACTCGGCTGTTTCCTATTCTTCATGATTTTGGGTAACTACGGTCTATCACTTCAGCTTTCCGGAGAACTCGACGTTGTAGGCATCCTGAATGCAGAGGGCGCTACAACCGCTATCTTCGCCATGTTAGATGCTCTACCAATGAGTACGCTTGTGATCGCCGTATTTACCGTGCTTTGTATCATTTTCACCGCAACGACGTTTGACTCAATTTCATACATCCTCGCCTCTGTGGTGCAAAATAATGTGACGGAAGAACCAATGCGTTGGAACCGCATGTTCTGGGCATTTACTCTGTCATTCTTACCAACGGTGTTGTTGTTCATGGGTGGGTTAAGCACACTACAAACGGCGGCAATCGTAGGCGGGTTACCACTGTTGGGTATTTCTGTGATGCTGATGATTTCTGCAGTACGTGCGACTTCACTAGACATCAAACATCAAGAAGACTACGTAGAGCCAACCATTAATATCGAAGAACTACCGGATATTGACCCGTGGTCAAGCGAGGGTATGGCAATGGCTAAGTTCGAACGTGCTCGTGATGCAGCACAAGAAGCCGCGGAAGACGAACGTCTCGCGCTTTCTGAATTACTGAAAATGCGTAAAAAAATCCGCGCGTTCGCTCTTGAACATAGTGACGACAACGATTTTGCTGATCACCATTTGCCACAAGAAATGCAAGATGAATTGCAACGCCTTGTTGATAATGTGGTGAAAGCGAAAGAGAGAAAACTCGAACTGTCCGATACTGCCCAACAGTCTCGTATCGAGTTTAATCAACTCGTGGCCCAAAGTGCTGCTCTTGCAGTTTAA